Proteins encoded in a region of the Streptomyces sp. NBC_00513 genome:
- a CDS encoding proline racemase family protein has protein sequence MTNAPRPVHAVDYHTAGEPFRIVCDGLPPIPGDTVAERCATAIGPGGSGTAPRRGALDDVRRLLVREPRGHAGMYGGFVVPPDDDGAHFGVLFWHKDGYSTACGHGAMALGAWAVDSGRVPAPDTGDAQVRIDVPSGRVAVTVHREAARTTGITFRNVPARIGARKVPVATTLGPVEVDLAHAGACYATVRARDLGLDVSRAALPELVRAGREIRAALAGHPGTWHPDGPLLSGVYGVILHEELPDTPRGPHQRNVTVFADGQVDRSPCGSGTSARLALLAEDGRLGPGEELLHESVLGTLFTGRLLPGTAPDAPVTEVTGTAHRTGEHTFTVDPHDDLGTGFLL, from the coding sequence GTGACCAACGCGCCCCGCCCGGTCCACGCCGTCGACTACCACACCGCCGGCGAACCCTTCCGCATCGTCTGCGACGGCCTCCCCCCGATCCCCGGGGACACCGTCGCCGAGCGCTGCGCCACCGCCATCGGGCCCGGCGGCTCCGGGACGGCCCCGCGCCGGGGCGCGCTGGACGACGTACGGCGTCTGCTGGTGCGGGAACCGCGCGGCCACGCGGGCATGTACGGCGGGTTCGTGGTGCCCCCGGACGACGACGGCGCCCACTTCGGGGTGCTGTTCTGGCACAAGGACGGCTACTCCACGGCCTGCGGGCACGGCGCCATGGCCCTCGGCGCCTGGGCCGTCGACAGCGGCCGGGTCCCCGCCCCGGACACCGGTGACGCACAGGTCCGCATCGACGTGCCCTCCGGACGGGTCGCCGTCACCGTGCACCGCGAGGCGGCCCGCACCACCGGGATCACCTTCCGCAACGTCCCGGCCCGGATCGGCGCCCGCAAGGTCCCGGTGGCCACCACCCTGGGCCCGGTCGAGGTGGACCTCGCGCACGCCGGCGCCTGCTACGCCACCGTCCGGGCGCGCGACCTCGGGCTGGACGTCTCCCGCGCGGCGCTGCCCGAACTGGTCCGCGCCGGGCGGGAGATCAGAGCCGCCCTCGCCGGCCACCCCGGTACCTGGCACCCCGACGGACCGCTCCTCTCCGGGGTGTACGGGGTGATCCTCCACGAGGAGCTGCCCGACACCCCCCGCGGGCCGCACCAGCGCAACGTCACCGTCTTCGCCGACGGGCAGGTCGACCGCTCGCCCTGCGGCTCCGGGACCTCGGCCCGGCTCGCGCTGCTGGCCGAGGACGGGCGGCTGGGCCCGGGGGAGGAACTGCTCCACGAATCGGTCCTGGGAACGCTGTTCACCGGCCGGCTGCTGCCCGGTACCGCCCCCGACGCCCCGGTCACCGAGGTCACCGGCACCGCCCACCGCACCGGCGAGCACACCTTCACCGTCGACCCGCACGACGACCTGGGTACCGGGTTCCTGCTGTGA
- a CDS encoding GntR family transcriptional regulator, translated as MGDLKQHSLIKAQERLRDQVGHALRAALIAGELRPGSVYSAPGLAAELGVSATPVREAMLDLAREGLVEPVRNKGFRITEVSERDLDQYTELRTMIEVPTIGRITEIATAEQLEALRPVALEIVTSAREHNLIGYLEADRRFHLGLLALSGNDRLVETVGDLRKRSRLYGLTGLDEAGKLVSSAEEHIELLDLMISGDAEAAQACMVRHLGHVRSLWAQGRDEPVGRTPGRLGSGV; from the coding sequence ATGGGTGACCTGAAGCAGCACAGTCTCATCAAGGCCCAGGAACGACTTCGGGACCAGGTCGGCCATGCCCTGCGAGCAGCCCTGATAGCGGGTGAACTGCGCCCCGGGAGCGTGTACTCCGCCCCCGGCCTCGCCGCCGAGCTGGGCGTCTCGGCCACCCCGGTGCGCGAGGCCATGCTCGACCTGGCCCGCGAGGGGCTGGTGGAACCGGTCCGCAACAAGGGCTTCCGGATCACCGAGGTCAGCGAACGCGACCTCGACCAGTACACCGAACTCCGCACGATGATCGAGGTGCCGACCATCGGCCGGATCACCGAGATCGCCACCGCCGAGCAGCTGGAGGCGCTGCGCCCCGTCGCGTTGGAGATCGTCACCAGCGCCCGGGAGCACAACCTCATCGGCTACCTGGAGGCGGACCGTCGCTTCCACCTGGGTCTGCTGGCCCTCTCCGGCAACGACCGCCTCGTCGAGACGGTCGGTGACCTGCGCAAGCGCTCCCGGCTCTACGGCCTGACCGGCCTGGACGAGGCCGGGAAGCTGGTGTCCTCCGCCGAGGAACACATCGAGCTGCTCGACCTCATGATCAGCGGCGACGCCGAGGCCGCCCAGGCGTGCATGGTCCGCCACCTCGGCCACGTGCGTTCCCTCTGGGCGCAGGGCCGCGACGAGCCGGTGGGACGCACGCCGGGCCGGCTCGGCTCCGGCGTCTGA
- a CDS encoding ornithine cyclodeaminase family protein → MAALLTPTGAADALADALRAGLDPEACPPRTALPVPGGELLLMPAAFGGYAGVKVAGVAPGNPARGLPRITGSYLLLDGPTLSPLALFDGAALTALRTPAVSALALRYLARGERPPSMVLFGSGPQAYGHLEAVLAERGTADVVVVARDPAGAAKLVAHARSLGVTARPGTASAVAEADLIVCCTTARAPLFDGRLVAPGATVVAVGSHEPDARETDSALVRRAVVYVESRAAALREAGDLLIPEAEGLLGPGHVAGTLADLVAGRVPPPGRADAPRLFKSVGMAWEDLAVAVALFRAAGASGAT, encoded by the coding sequence ATGGCCGCGCTCCTCACCCCGACCGGGGCGGCCGACGCCCTCGCCGACGCGCTGCGGGCCGGGCTCGACCCCGAGGCCTGCCCGCCCCGCACCGCCCTGCCCGTGCCCGGCGGGGAACTGCTGCTGATGCCGGCCGCGTTCGGGGGGTACGCCGGCGTGAAGGTCGCCGGGGTGGCCCCCGGGAACCCCGCGCGCGGCCTGCCCCGGATCACCGGCTCGTACCTGCTCCTCGACGGGCCCACACTGAGCCCGCTCGCCCTCTTCGACGGGGCCGCGCTGACCGCCCTGCGCACCCCGGCGGTGTCGGCGCTCGCGCTGCGATACCTGGCCCGGGGGGAGAGGCCACCGAGCATGGTCCTCTTCGGGTCGGGTCCGCAGGCGTACGGACACCTCGAAGCCGTCCTCGCCGAGCGGGGGACGGCGGACGTCGTGGTGGTGGCCCGCGACCCGGCCGGCGCCGCGAAACTGGTCGCGCACGCCCGCTCCCTCGGGGTCACGGCCCGGCCGGGCACGGCGTCCGCGGTGGCGGAGGCCGACCTGATCGTCTGCTGCACCACGGCCCGCGCACCCCTCTTCGACGGCCGGCTCGTCGCCCCGGGCGCCACCGTCGTCGCCGTGGGCTCCCACGAACCGGACGCCCGGGAGACCGACAGCGCCCTGGTACGGCGCGCGGTCGTGTACGTGGAATCGCGCGCGGCGGCCCTGCGCGAGGCGGGGGACCTGCTGATCCCGGAGGCGGAAGGCCTCCTGGGGCCCGGCCACGTCGCGGGCACCCTGGCCGACCTGGTCGCGGGACGCGTCCCGCCGCCGGGGCGGGCGGACGCTCCGCGACTCTTCAAGAGCGTGGGCATGGCCTGGGAGGATCTCGCCGTGGCGGTCGCCCTGTTCCGGGCCGCCGGGGCGAGTGGCGCAACGTGA
- a CDS encoding DUF6400 family protein, with product MPPHDPTPTTGPTDPALVGFDVDLTAHEVLRRAHVLDALGDDWDPVEVLRGEEAAYDLLYSGLDEEQQRVHDRLVAAGVLSPRGGGRASA from the coding sequence ATGCCCCCACATGACCCCACCCCCACCACCGGCCCGACCGACCCGGCGCTCGTCGGATTCGACGTCGACCTCACCGCGCACGAGGTGCTCCGGCGGGCCCACGTCCTGGACGCCCTCGGCGACGACTGGGATCCCGTCGAGGTGCTCCGCGGCGAGGAGGCGGCGTACGACCTGCTGTACTCCGGCCTCGACGAGGAGCAGCAGCGCGTGCACGACCGGCTCGTCGCCGCCGGCGTGCTCTCCCCGCGCGGGGGCGGCCGTGCTTCCGCTTGA